From the Porites lutea chromosome 5, jaPorLute2.1, whole genome shotgun sequence genome, the window ATGcggtggcggatccagggaaggggccgGGGGGGCCATCCCCTCGTTATTTTAAGACTGggctccccccttatctcagggtctggatgaccgccaccccctcccccccatctCAAGGTCTGGGTCCAGCACTGGCATCTGGTATGTGTCGTGCTAGTTAACACCTGGCCCCATTGTTGGCCTAAAAATGTTGGGagatgttgcgtccgtttgcacgtagtgGCTTTAGAATGTTCGGTGTTTTGTCGGATTGCAATATGGGTCTGTTTTGGGGAAGCTGTCGCTTCTTTTATTGGCTATCACGAAGTTGCACGGGAATCGTCTTCAAAACAGTCCTATAGTCTGAGTTCGACACAAAACAGGCGGCCCAGTCACTGAAGCCGCTACCACAAAGAATTGGGGGGAGAATTGTGgcaatctcgtccccagaggccgcgatcctttttttacagttaggcccggttcagacgccgaacttttcatgacccgaacctaatacattgaattaagtacatgaaaagttcgccgtctgaatcagttaggaacgcctgtttcaatttggaacggcttaGTCGTTCTTTTCGCATAGCCTAGCCGTGAATTTCGCCTTTGAATTGGAGCAACTTTGGAACGCCTTTGATTCAGacaccgaacttttcatgaaccgaacctaatgcataaattataataacgtattttgtaagcagtttgaccgaaatgagcatttttcgcgTGCTGAACTTAGTTCAGCGGCAATTAAGATcgccgtctgaatcaattcagccggtctaaatgATTTTGGTCGGCCTAAATTCGAAATAAGTTCGGTTCATGAAAATATCGGCCTCTGAAACGGGCCTTAGCAGTCTTAGCATGGGGATGGCTTAGTAACAGATTTCCAACGTTAAGGAAGCAAAAGGAAGCaccgttttttgtttttcgcgcaTGCGCATAAGCCAAATTTGGACTTTTTTCtcgctttcttctttttccatttgcctttctttttatAGCCAGTTTTGTTGCTCATTTTGTTGTCTCTCTTTCGCATAGAATTTTGGCTAGATTTTCTTCCAAGAATGGGACACATTTACTCTACAAATGCAAAGAGTAGTAGGTAAATAGCCAAATTGTCAGTCGATTCTTCCCCAAATGTTGCTTAGTTTTTGTCTGTAACTCTGTCgggattggtcaaaatttcctAAATGAGGTACCAGTGGAAAGATCTATCCACGCCAAGTTTGCTGATTGCCATCTAAATAGCTTAAATGGCAAGCTAACCCAGGAAGGATTGTCGGTCATAATATATGCATGGGTCCATATGAACCAAAAACGACCAAAGCGGATGTCAGTGGTTTTTAAAAGGGTCAATGGTACTTGCCAGCTCCAGTTGCTTATTCTTGACAAGTTCAACTTCAGTCTTACTTAATGTATTATGATGCAAACCGTTTCCTGTGACTCGGGCTTTGACGTGTTGTCTTTGTGTTTCCTGTACAAAGTTTACAGGTATAGCAAACAAAGGAGTttctaaccaatcagaacgcgagTAGACAtcaattattatcattatcattgatTGTCATAATTATGTTCAAATGTCAAATACTGCCTGGAAAGGCGGTCTTGGGGTTTCCATctgccaaaaaataaaatagtcaaaaaaACGCCCTCTCTCAAAGTACTTAAATAATAGTATGAACGAAGTGATAGTTCTTATATTATATTATTCAATTAATTAGAGTTAAGAAACGGCTAAAGAGCgcgttattttgaaaacaatttgaaaagatTAAGTATTTTTTAACTTTACTAATCCTCGTAAAACCGTGAACTCACTTATTTTTAAGACTCCTTTAAACTCAATTGTAAAATGCATTCTAATTTATGTTCTAACCGCTTAATTCTCTAAAAAACAATGTTGGTCTGATTGCGAACGCATTTGCTCTAAATTACAAAAGTATTCGGCTACTTTGGTCAGGATTGGACCAAAGTCTGAGACACATAATTTTGCAAATAattatgttgttcaaaataCTGAGGCAGCCTGCGATCGTACTAGGCCTTTTTAATTAGTTTCTCTATTTGCGGTTATGGAGATATGCGGACTCGGGTCTAAGTCAATGTAGCCTTTGCTTTAAAACTTTATCACTAAACTCGTAGAGAAGATTGCATACATTATGTTTCTATTTACCGTTTGCTAAACACATCTAAAGGAAGAGCTTTATAAACTAAAACCTCTACAAGAATCTGTATTCCAGCTAACACAGATACCAGTGACATTATAATCGCCATAGAATGATCCAGATACCAGAGGTCCGTATGGGCAAAAACGTATGTACAGTCACTTATAAGGAGTCCAAACATGAGAGCAGCAGACAATCCTGAGTCAATTGAACTCCCCAGCATTGCTGAACTGCGCAGTTTTTTAGCTATCCAAAACTGCAGTGCTGACAGCAAGAAATACAGCGTACAACCAGTTGACAAAATGGCGGCTAGgcaaaaggatttttttggatGGAGCCTTGCGATAATTCTTTTAAGCGACAAACCAGTTGTCAACATTCCGCACAATATAAACGACGCGGCAAAGGTTAAACAGGTTATTCTTTCTCTCATCTGTCCCAAACTGCCATTTTCGGTGCCGTGAAGTCTCCAGAGTAAAACAAGAGAACACAAAAGAGCGTTTGCAGCATCGAAGGCCAATGCAAGAGCTGAAGAGCTGTCGTACTCTCCAGAAGACACGAAGGAAGCGATTGCGAagctaaaagaaagcaaaatgcaaATCACTGTCACCCACACAGCGGCCTTCGTCCATCTCTTTCGAGTTCCTTCAGGTAGATTCCTCTTAGTCCGATCTTTTGATATCTTTTCGTCCATTACTGATACGCAAGGAGTGTTGccctccttttctttctttagttCATTCTCGTCCAAAGAGAATTCCGCTACGAATGTAAAGTTACGCCTGCCACCTTTAGGCGTTAATTCACTTTGCAGAAGATAATTCAAACTCTCTTTTAAATCCATAAAATGATCTTCGTTGTCTAAAATCTCTTTTAGACTTCCATTTCGTCGCCAGGGGGGCGGATTCATTGTAGATTCTGTTTTGGTCACAGCATAAGCACTGATAAGTACATCGCCAAACTCTCTTTATCGAAGCGTGTCTTCAGTTCATTAACtgttttaaacattattttcagtTAAATATTCATTTTGGTTACATGTTTGTTATTCAAAATTTTAGGCTCGAGTGATTTCAGCCCAAGCAAATATAAGAGAGTCCGATTAGTGAACAAAGGAATTAGGGAGTGCAAAGCTGAGGAAGGCGCTAAAACTATTAACAACGATTGGAACTTCAGTGCTTGATCAATTAGGTATAAAAAAAAGTCAACGGAACTTTAAAAACATCTataaaaaccatttttaaatTCAACACTATGGCCTTGAAGGGTTTCACTTCATTGCTTGATATTGCATGAAGACAAAGGTTCTGttctaaaaattaatattttgaattcaaaagATCATGACTATATTGATACGCCCACATGAATTAATAAGCTTAAAAACCAGCCAAAAATGTCGAAAAATATATTCTTTGCTTACTCGTTTCTACTTTTAcagtttacaatttttttaaatctttcttcTCTATCTCGTTACCTAGTCCTTAACAATATTtcgttttttatttcatttatctcTGAACTGTAACGTTCCTTAGTTAGccttaaattctttttttgcacGCAATGTCCGACCTAGTCTTGATAGCTGCAGGCGGTGTTATATCTTCTTCTTATcaataaagttttgttgttgttgtttttgttgttgtacgTGCATTCTAAGTCGAGAAACACACACTTTAGTGGGTAATCTGTACACATTTTTATGCCATTTAAGGGAGGCAGGGAGCTACCTCTctccgttttttctttgtcgGGAGGAGGGTGCGGCTACATGTGGTTAGTCTCGCAAAATAGTTTCTATAGAGTCAGTAACACTGATTAATGTGCGTGGAAAGAAAAGCTGGCATTCTTTTGCCCTCAAAGATCAAGGTCTACTGACAACTACTTAATCTTTAATACAACAAATCAAATACGTTATAAATAAAGGTAAAGACGCACACGGGCCAAAGGCCCAAGTTATATTACGCAGTAAATCACTTTCTTTTGTCTGCGCGCAACAGAATACTAATTAAAAGTCAATTTAGATACTTCATGATTACTTTTTAACAACTTAAATTcatattgtaaataaattttttacttaattttCATTGCGATAGAAACAAGCTTTTTGTAGTTAGGGCATTAGCATTAAAgtcatttaaagtaaatttaccCCTTCACTCCTAAATACTTCTCAATTAACTTGGTTTCGTACCTCAACCTTAAAAGAATACGTTCCTGCTTTTCAAGATATGTAACAAAGTCCCTTGCATTTTCTAATTTAGAACGTTCATAGAGTGTGAGCTTATTAATTGAATGCCCAAACATTTCGCTAGTCTACAACCCTGCGTTCAAGAAATAGTTTTGGGTGTTACGATTTAACGTTTTGAGATAGTTTGTaaaactttcttcttctttcaacgtcacaaaaccaacaaaaacGATGGAGGAAATCACATGACTAAACATTTGTTATTGTTAGAAGAACTGGATGACCGAGATGAAGAAGGTGAAACCGAATGATTGCGTGACGCGCCAGAGTACGCGTGTGAAGTAGTTGTTGACGCCATTGGAGGAGACTGATATTGGCTTGAGGCACTGGTATATGGGCTCATTCCTGCTATGGGTGAATGATAATAATTTGCAGATGAAGAATTATACGTTGTGCTGGATGTGGAAGTGTAACCGCCTATACCACTGGTTACACCTGAATAAGGCGCTTGAACGCGCGAACGCACACTCGAGCTTGTGGTCGACTGATAACTGGTGGATGGGCTGCCAGCGTTGTAATGCGCTCTAGCTGCTAATCCCATTGCTGCCGGTGAGCGTCGAGGTGTGGAGTACTCGATTATGTATTCCGGGTAGAACTGATCAGTATCGAAAACGACGAAAATGGTTGGAAATGACCTGTCATCAACACAGGAATCGTACAGATCACTTGCGGGGTTCGAGGGCTCCTTTGACGGTGGCCTTCGATAACTAGACTGGCCCTTTGTGTAAGACCCAACGAGGACCTTGGCCACGAACATGAACTTAGACCCTTTGGTATCTTCCTTAGCGTAACTATCGCTGTACGAGGAGTTTAATGCAAAATAGCTTCCTTCACCGTAAACAGTTGCGTTTTTCCCATGAAGACGCCAGTCAAAGTTCTGTTTACAGATAGCTTCTACAATTTCAGGGTTAGTTCCATGAAACAATTGCCTCTCGTTAACAAACCGTCCCTTGGTAGAGCCAATCCTCGCTGCTgccatgttttcctttttcctgaATAAAATACAGTTAATAATCAAagtcaacttttatttttggcCTTGAAATCCTATTATTCGCTTTAATATTGAATCATGCTTATAatataaatgataataaatgaCTGTAGAAGAGGATTAACACCTGAAGATCGCGCGCGCATCTGGGTTTTTCAATAACGAAAATACACGCACCGATGTCATAAATTTCAACCTAATTTGTGGCTATCTCCTCCTCAAATCCAATCCCTCGGCCCCTCAAGTGTCCTTGAGAAGGGAAAGAGAGGCTGGGATGGAAAGGAGCTTACTGTAAGAAACGAGTGGAAGTAAGAAAGAGCCTAGAGCAACCCGAGTTAACAAgaccagaagcatataaccccgaagCGTCTAACTTCTCCTTATCTGTTTAGAACCATGCTGGGGGTTTTTAGTCGACGCAaccgtccaatcagaagcatagaagattattttgcccaaatatggAATCAGAGAATTTAAGGTTAAAATTTTGAGCTTGCAACGCttattatacatgtatgtcTACGACCGAAAGAAATCGTTTCGTGGGATAAAAGATAAAGTAATTATGCTGATATAAAATGCAACCCTGGGAAAACATGAAGAGCCACAAAGTTATAAGCAAGCGGTATGGCTTGAAAACATCGACCAGTCACGAAGTAAGACAAGAATGCGCACATTTCTCCACCACATCGCAAAGCCTCTCGCCGAAATCAGCAAAATATATCTGCAACCTGTTTGACCGACAAAGATCATCCTCAGGCTACTAGCTGCAAACCTACCTACCACAACAAAGCAGGTATCTGCAACTTCTGGTCTCATTCAGCAAAAGCGGCATGGCGactacaaaaaataaatgatatgGCAAGCTTTGCAGAACAGAAGAAGCGTTGTACAAGGCGCCGATGAAGTCGGACGGAATCTTTTCTTTCTGAGtgtaaatttttgatttttgaaagaattttttcaaagaaaagttttaaCCTGCGAAATTTACCTTCGAGGACTTCGACCTTAATTGTTTCCTTCACGGCGGAGCGCTTCGATCCTTTTCTGAACTGCGACCAACTTAACAACcttttcaaagaattttcaGGTAAACTTACATTTTACACATTATGCTCAAGGAAAGTACGTTatggaaaggaaatttatgtatttataaatgtttcatagacgttttatatatttttgatagagttttcaagaaaaattgggAAATGCGACAGATAATTTTAGTGCTAATTTTTGCCATTTGCTCAACCGATTGTATTTGTGgcaacggatccacgatccagtcAGTGTTAACTTATGGGTTTTCGAGtaaaaattttttcaagaaACAATTTGCCTGTTCATTGctttctgttttgttcattcataaaattagttGAAAACATGATCGCCGGCATCTAAGTCAGTTACTAACTTGCGTTTCATTCTTCTTattacacgcatcacttctACAATTGTTACTTTCGAGTACAGCATCTagtgaattttatttgaaaataggTGTTACTAGTTATTTTAGATAGATAGTAAGTGattttttaaaggttatttGCGCTAATCGTCAcgcaaaacagtttttgaagtaACAACTTTAAGAAATCGCGTCTCTTACGGTACGTGTCATTGGTAGTCCACTTTGTCATGTTAGGAGGAACTAACTCAGTTCTGGTCATTTATTCCGATTTTCGTCAAATATTACCTCGTAAAACAGTAAATGCTTTTTGCACCGCATTATTTACATCGCGATACAAGTTTTCCTATAGAGCACTCGAGCGACAACCCCGCTTATCAGTAATTCCATATTAGGAAGtacattctgattggttcccTACAGAAACCCCAGCATTGCGACAAAGTTATACGCTccggggttatatgcttctgataACACTATGAACGGTGCAGTTAAAGTATATGAGGGTAATTATGTACCATAAATAATCTAGTAAGCCCGTGCCTTTTAAATAAgcccaaccccctcccccatctcTCATCAGTACACTTTGTATTGAAGACTGTATTGAAAAACACTATTTATCACAAATGACCAGCCCATACTAGAAAAAAGTGCCTCGCAAACCCTCGCGAAATTCGGTGGGGCACTCAGTTAAAGCCCTCGTGATCCTTATGTTTTGATATCGTCTTTTGTCATGTTTTGGGGACAATTAGAGTGTCTTCACACCTCTAAGGTTGTAATAAGCGACGCAAACGTTCATTGGTGACGTAACATTTAACACCTTAGTATACGTTAAATGCATTTGTTCAGTAGTACCTTTGGTACTTTTCCCACATGAAAGGGTTTTGCACTCGTTCAATGCCAACAATTAACACACTCCGTTCGATGGACTTTTTGAAGAGTTTTTCCACTTCTTTAAATTCGTCAGAAAATCGTGATAACGGAACACGTTGATATTGCCTCTTAGGTGGCATGGAAGACCAGTGACTTGGCATATTGGTGGCTCGTGCATTTCTCCCTTGCTGAATGCTCACTGCATTCTGAGACCTAAAAAAGAAGATGGTAACGCAGTGACACATCGTTATCCAGGTTTATCTCCTAAGAATGCTCCATATAGCATAATTCAGTGAATTTATAGTAAGTAACTGAGCAACTGAGAATTATGACCCGACGTTTCACTTGAATGCTAACATCATAAGGTTTCCTTAACAGAACCACCAGGTTAGCCCAAAGGGGCTATTGGCTCCATAATTGACCCAAACGGTAAAATCACATTGAAGTCATTTTAACGACACACACTTCGCCTATAAGTGACCAGCTTCCAACAGATTAAACAACACATCAAGAGGGAGAcgggagcattgcgtgactccgGCCCGAGCGGCTACGCAGGAGGCTAAGGCCCATCTGACGTGACATATTTTTGTGACTGATCATAAATAAGCGACCACACCCGTGGTTATATTTTACATAAATTAGTGCCTTGCTGGGTACCTACAGTAGTTTTTATCCTTATAAACAGAGCTTTACTAAAACACTTCTTTTGGCCACCCTAAGAAGGTGTGAGATTTTATGCTCATTACTTCGACAGAAAGAAATTGGCCCATCATATCGGTCGGAAGGGATAAAGTTCGTGCCATTAATTAATTCTACATCACAGAATACCTTTTAAGTTGGGAAATGTCATCCTTGGACACAAATTTTCTAGGtcttcttcttactttttttgtcGTGCCGTACTTGACGTTTGTCTGGCTCATGTCAGTTGATGGGTTAAAACTTAAAATGTAATCCTGGTCTGCAATCCGAAACTTGAAATCGTTTTTCTTGTTCAAGAAGGCTTTTTCTAAGGATTCTTGAAGATCTTTGCCCTATTAATAACAAGGTAAGTTGTGGAGACAAGGAACCATACACTGCTCTATATAGAATTTTACTCGCGCTCCATATATTGCTTGGAATAATTGTCGGGTTGGCCTAATATACAAGTCACATATCCAGCAAGTCCAACTCTTAATCGGGGGTTCTGCCCGATTACTCTGAGACGACAGCCATATACGATGTTATAGTAAAGATTTCACACCCATGGAAAACTCTGACAACATACTTTTCATCCTATCGGGCATGTGACCATATAAATGAAACCTCTCACAGGTGTTTTCATTCGCTTTTATGACTAAGTCAATCATATTTAAGATTTCGATTACCTCAGGCTTTCCACGATAAAACTCTTTGAAATCTCTTACTGGTTTGGAGAAATCATTTGCCTCTCAGTTTCAGTACAGTAAGTACGCAATAACTTCCGTAGACGTACAAAAGGTTTCTCCCTTTTTTGTCTGCCGTGCGACAAGAGATTTCCCGACTTTCTTCATTCCCCCAAACGAACTGAATTGTTTACAGATCCCCTAGAGCAGCTTTCCATATCCCATAATGCTTAAATCACCTTGAGGGGCTCACCAGAACCTTTAAACAGAATCAACCCCTCACCCCTTGCACCGCTTTCCTTGAAGGACTGTAAGGCTACTTACAACTGAGTTATCATGATTTCTCCCACTATTTACTCACAGTGTGGTCTTGGTCATACATCCTCCAGAGTCCATTTTCGTCCTGCCAGTACCATATCCACTCTGTAGCTAGAGGGTTACTTGAGTTTACGTCAGACTCCGTAGATAGGCGTCGTAGTTGCGTGAACCTCTCAAAATCTTTCTGTGTAATCAGCAGCTTATTATCGAGCAAAATATCGACATCATACATCTCGTCAAGGAATAAAAATCCATTGctaaaatatgaatattaaaatgatAATTATGTCAAGCTATAGAccttattcaaaatggcggcttactaattttgttttatatttatgATGATTAGCCTTTCTGAACTCGTTTGAAAGTTaaaattcttt encodes:
- the LOC140936421 gene encoding transmembrane protein 163a-like → MNPPPWRRNGSLKEILDNEDHFMDLKESLNYLLQSELTPKGGRRNFTFVAEFSLDENELKKEKEGNTPCVSVMDEKISKDRTKRNLPEGTRKRWTKAAVWVTVICILLSFSFAIASFVSSGEYDSSSALALAFDAANALLCSLVLLWRLHGTENGSLGQMRERITCLTFAASFILCGMLTTGLSLKRIIARLHPKKSFCLAAILSTGCTLYFLLSALQFWIAKKLRSSAMLGSSIDSGLSAALMFGLLISDCTYVFAHTDLWYLDHSMAIIMSLVSVLAGIQILVEVLVYKALPLDVFSKR